The segment ATCTAAACCATAAACCCCCTCTTCACCTAGCTAAGAGGGCCTACATTTACACTTTTCTCATCAAATTTGTCGCAATTTTTTTGAATCCTAATCGTTCGTAAAAAGAAACCTTCTCATCTCTCGTATAAAGCTCGATTCGCTCCACTGATTGTAATAAATCTTGCTTAAGCAAGAGATTTATCAACAGCTTTCCAAAGCCTCGTCCTTGGTATTTTCCGGATACTACGACATCATAAATCATGGCTCGATAGACTGAGTCGGATAAGAACCTTGCAAATCCTATTATTTCTTTAGCATCTCTACTATTGATCAATGCAAG is part of the Pelorhabdus rhamnosifermentans genome and harbors:
- a CDS encoding GNAT family N-acetyltransferase, which produces MKILEARQDKILYIMGIGESFVNNNYVVTNQLTENQIVSLLEIYKKDTVWGTTRNLDDVKKMLRNCNFLALINSRDAKEIIGFARFLSDSVYRAMIYDVVVSGKYQGRGFGKLLINLLLKQDLLQSVERIELYTRDEKVSFYERLGFKKIATNLMRKV